A single genomic interval of Egibacteraceae bacterium harbors:
- a CDS encoding AAA family ATPase — MDTTARLSHDVDLFVAALTPVLEALARATGMDPSRAGADVALDSYHLAAALVVADGRVGDHEILALISVFAGRLDGRLGQATPEEVRRQGLLDDAAEWLGAPSPLFSLLRDADLGDHSARTRVYYERAMAVAHATAAFDGYTDRLELAAVDDFRKMLLRLLPTPPAAPAAPPAQGTGPGPAETAPAEGRPVGTVEGLHEPERSLDESLAALDELVGLDGVKAEVRLVTDLLRVEQLRRARDLPVAVQSRHLVFTGNPGTGKTTVARLVAQIYRALGVVERGHLVETDRSGLVAGFVGQTATRVTEVFDAADGGVLLIDEAYALARGGERDFGAEAIDTLVKLMEDRRDRVVVIVAGYTDEMATFIDANPGLRSRFPKTIFFPDYTTDELLAILELLARRHHYRLTRGARDAMRTLLDRAPRDRGFGNGRLARNLFEAAVARQASRVVARVDALHREGREHTEEDLVTLTARDVPERADPHATADG, encoded by the coding sequence GTGGACACCACGGCACGCCTGTCGCACGACGTGGACCTGTTCGTGGCAGCGCTGACCCCGGTGCTGGAGGCCCTGGCCCGCGCCACGGGCATGGACCCCAGCCGGGCGGGGGCCGACGTGGCCCTGGACTCCTACCACCTCGCCGCCGCGCTCGTGGTCGCCGACGGGCGTGTCGGCGACCACGAGATCCTGGCCCTCATCAGCGTGTTCGCCGGCCGGCTCGACGGCCGACTGGGGCAGGCCACCCCCGAGGAGGTGCGTCGCCAAGGCCTCCTCGACGACGCAGCGGAGTGGCTGGGGGCGCCCTCCCCGCTCTTCAGCCTGCTGCGCGACGCCGACCTCGGGGACCATTCGGCGCGCACCCGGGTGTACTACGAGCGGGCCATGGCGGTCGCGCACGCCACCGCGGCGTTCGACGGCTACACCGACCGCCTCGAGCTCGCGGCTGTCGACGACTTCCGCAAGATGCTGCTGCGGCTGCTGCCCACGCCCCCCGCGGCCCCCGCAGCGCCCCCGGCGCAGGGCACCGGACCCGGGCCGGCCGAGACGGCGCCGGCCGAGGGCCGCCCGGTCGGGACGGTGGAGGGTCTGCACGAGCCCGAGCGCTCCTTGGACGAGTCGCTCGCTGCCCTCGACGAGCTGGTGGGTCTCGACGGCGTCAAGGCCGAGGTGCGCCTGGTCACCGACCTGCTCCGCGTCGAGCAGCTGCGCCGTGCTCGGGACCTGCCGGTCGCCGTCCAGAGCCGCCACCTGGTGTTCACGGGAAACCCGGGTACCGGCAAGACCACCGTGGCCCGCCTGGTCGCCCAGATCTACCGGGCCCTGGGCGTCGTCGAGCGGGGCCACCTCGTCGAGACTGACCGCTCCGGCCTGGTCGCCGGCTTCGTCGGCCAGACCGCCACCCGCGTCACCGAGGTGTTCGACGCCGCCGACGGCGGCGTCCTGCTGATCGACGAGGCCTACGCGCTGGCGCGCGGCGGCGAACGGGACTTCGGGGCGGAGGCCATCGACACGCTGGTCAAGCTGATGGAGGACCGCCGTGACCGCGTCGTGGTGATCGTGGCCGGCTACACCGACGAGATGGCGACCTTCATCGACGCGAACCCCGGCCTGCGGTCGCGCTTCCCCAAGACGATCTTCTTCCCCGACTACACCACCGACGAGCTGCTCGCCATCCTGGAGCTGTTGGCTCGGCGTCACCACTACCGGCTGACGCGGGGCGCGCGCGACGCCATGCGCACGCTGCTGGACCGGGCCCCCCGCGATCGCGGCTTCGGCAACGGCAGGCTCGCCCGCAACCTGTTCGAGGCGGCGGTCGCCCGCCAGGCCAGCCGGGTCGTCGCCCGGGTGGACGCCCTGCACCGCGAGGGCCGCGAGCACACCGAGGAGGACCTGGTGACGCTCACGGCCCGCGACGTGCCCGAGCGGGCCGACCCCCATGCCACCGCGGACGGGTGA
- a CDS encoding acyl-CoA dehydrogenase, translating into MERHRAWYLEQGLFEANKSRAIIRQVDRLCSELRPHAVDLVDAFGIPNALLAAPIGQPSR; encoded by the coding sequence TTGGAACGGCACCGCGCCTGGTACCTCGAACAGGGCCTGTTCGAGGCGAACAAGTCACGCGCGATCATCAGACAGGTGGACCGTCTGTGCTCCGAGTTGCGGCCCCACGCGGTCGACCTCGTCGATGCGTTCGGAATCCCGAATGCGCTGCTCGCCGCCCCGATCGGACAACCGAGCCGGTGA
- a CDS encoding DUF5615 family PIN-like protein: MKLLLDVHFTPVIAEQLRDRGHAVRSAADDTVTRQLSDEALLGHAVGHASALLTNDAKDFVPIAGEWARAGRRHLGIVLTSDRRLPRTRTAIGRFVITLDALLSQHPDDEALRDRLIWLKP; encoded by the coding sequence GTGAAGCTGCTGCTCGACGTCCACTTCACGCCCGTCATCGCCGAGCAACTGCGCGATCGTGGACACGCGGTGCGCTCTGCGGCGGACGACACCGTCACGCGCCAGCTCTCGGATGAGGCCCTGCTCGGGCATGCGGTCGGCCACGCAAGCGCACTGCTGACCAACGACGCCAAGGACTTCGTACCCATCGCGGGGGAGTGGGCACGAGCCGGCAGAAGGCACCTCGGCATCGTGCTGACCTCCGATCGCCGCCTGCCCCGCACCCGAACAGCGATCGGCCGCTTCGTGATCACGCTGGACGCGCTGCTGTCCCAGCATCCCGACGATGAAGCCCTCAGAGACCGGCTCATCTGGTTGAAGCCTTGA
- a CDS encoding S8 family serine peptidase, with protein MRRSIAFVGAATMMLALLPTAGGATPTADPDVIPGAYIVVLESGDPGAVAAEHSRAHNASVAHVYRHALQGYAARMSERAAARIAADPRVAYVDADRVVTTAHHQCGHDKPTPYSGDCDAPSPEPGTGTIAGTVTASTDEAIADATVTVEGTTLSATSDGNGDYSISDVPEGKHTVTATADGFDPQSKEATVGADSTTTVDFTLTATSTDLQPVPWGVERVGAPLRDGNTGAGIHVYVIDTGIDPDHRDLTTNVAEGYAVEPCRGGGCAADWDDDHGHGTHVAGTIGALDNDVDVVGVAPDVTLHAVKVLAKSGSGTRSGVIAGIDWVASHNTGLARVANMSLGGSGSKTATCANGEFSGADAYHQAICDATDVGVVFAVAAGNSGADAAGAVPAAYDDTVITVSATNADSDWPSWSNWGDDAVDYIPTVSAPVGIAAPGVSILSTQAGGGTTTKSGTSMAAPHVAGAAAVFLQSKPQAADFAAFTNARSDLLGRAQDTTESETGTWTNTSGNPHLEWFLQVTGL; from the coding sequence ATGAGACGCTCGATCGCTTTCGTGGGAGCCGCGACGATGATGCTGGCGCTGCTGCCGACGGCAGGTGGAGCCACACCCACAGCCGACCCCGACGTGATCCCCGGCGCCTACATCGTGGTGCTGGAGTCCGGGGACCCCGGAGCGGTCGCCGCCGAGCACAGCCGCGCCCACAACGCCTCGGTCGCCCACGTCTACCGCCACGCCCTGCAGGGCTACGCCGCGCGCATGTCCGAGCGCGCTGCCGCGCGCATCGCCGCTGACCCCCGGGTCGCCTACGTCGATGCGGACCGTGTCGTGACCACCGCCCACCACCAGTGCGGGCACGACAAGCCGACCCCCTACAGCGGGGACTGCGACGCGCCGTCACCGGAGCCAGGGACCGGCACGATCGCCGGGACGGTCACCGCCAGCACCGACGAGGCCATCGCCGACGCGACCGTCACCGTCGAGGGGACGACGCTGTCGGCGACCAGCGACGGCAACGGGGACTACTCGATCAGCGACGTCCCCGAGGGCAAGCACACGGTCACGGCCACCGCCGACGGGTTCGACCCGCAGAGCAAGGAGGCGACGGTCGGGGCGGATAGCACCACCACGGTTGACTTCACGCTCACCGCGACGTCGACCGACCTCCAGCCCGTGCCGTGGGGCGTCGAGCGCGTTGGGGCGCCGCTGCGCGACGGCAACACCGGCGCCGGCATCCACGTGTACGTGATCGACACCGGCATCGACCCGGACCACCGCGACCTCACCACCAACGTGGCGGAGGGCTACGCCGTCGAGCCGTGCCGGGGCGGGGGCTGCGCGGCCGACTGGGACGACGACCACGGCCACGGCACGCACGTGGCGGGCACGATCGGCGCGCTCGACAACGACGTGGACGTCGTCGGGGTGGCGCCCGACGTGACGCTGCACGCGGTCAAGGTGCTGGCCAAGAGCGGCTCGGGCACCCGCTCGGGGGTGATCGCCGGCATCGACTGGGTCGCCAGCCACAACACCGGCCTCGCCCGGGTCGCGAACATGAGCCTCGGCGGCTCGGGCTCGAAAACCGCCACGTGCGCGAACGGCGAGTTCTCCGGCGCCGACGCCTACCACCAGGCGATCTGCGACGCGACCGACGTCGGCGTGGTGTTCGCCGTCGCCGCCGGCAACAGCGGGGCCGACGCCGCCGGCGCGGTCCCCGCCGCCTACGACGACACGGTCATCACCGTCTCGGCGACCAACGCCGACTCGGACTGGCCGAGCTGGTCCAACTGGGGTGATGACGCGGTCGACTACATCCCCACCGTGTCGGCGCCCGTGGGGATCGCCGCCCCCGGGGTCAGCATCCTGTCCACCCAGGCCGGCGGCGGGACCACCACCAAGAGCGGCACGTCGATGGCCGCACCCCACGTCGCCGGCGCTGCCGCCGTCTTCTTGCAGAGCAAGCCGCAGGCCGCCGACTTCGCGGCGTTCACCAACGCCCGTTCCGACCTGCTGGGCCGGGCGCAGGACACCACCGAGAGCGAGACCGGGACCTGGACCAACACCAGCGGCAACCCCCATCTGGAGTGGTTCCTGCAGGTCACCGGGCTGTAG
- a CDS encoding extracellular solute-binding protein, whose protein sequence is MTGLLRWTALAMAGAMALAACQGGTTGERETGGDLGDPGDCVTVDMAVSSEKIDLLTDLAGDFNGSDEAVVDGECIFVRPYSSASGGAMTLLSQGWPNPDADGPAPVIWSPAASSWGAILNQLLDEQGESPMAPADARPFMLTPLLIAMPEPMATALGHPDTPIGWADVLALANDPEGWGSVGHPEWGRFRLGKTNPNFSTSGLSALIAQYYAATGKERGLSTEDLAQDEVAEFARGVESAVVHYGDTTLTFLNNMARNDARGTVLTYASAIAIEEVSLINYNRGNPDGVLEPGEVLEEPRIPLVGIYPKEGTLFSDNPFIILDADWVSDEQRAGARVFEEYVQRPENQERVLEFGFRPGNPEVALGPPLVADLGVDPEEPQTTLEVPPPPVMVEVLERWEEQRKAARVQLVMDVSGSMADPAGDSRETKLDLAVQAAVQALDQFRDDDEVGLRIFSTNLGPDGQDDWIDLVPIGPMSENRTALQERLEGLVPVAGTPLYTVTQESFRELRADADPAKINAVVLLTDGRNEDPRNDDLEAMLRSLTEGLEGQQSPVRIFPIAYGRDADPAVLRRIAEATDAAAYDSSDPRTIDQVFTAVISNF, encoded by the coding sequence ATGACGGGATTGCTGCGTTGGACGGCTCTGGCCATGGCCGGTGCGATGGCCCTGGCCGCATGCCAGGGCGGCACAACCGGCGAGCGCGAGACCGGCGGTGACCTCGGCGACCCTGGCGACTGCGTCACGGTCGACATGGCGGTCAGCTCGGAGAAGATCGACCTGCTGACCGATCTCGCGGGCGACTTCAACGGCTCGGACGAGGCGGTCGTCGATGGCGAGTGCATCTTCGTCCGCCCGTACTCGTCGGCTTCCGGCGGGGCGATGACCCTGCTCAGCCAGGGCTGGCCCAACCCCGATGCCGACGGCCCGGCGCCCGTGATCTGGTCGCCCGCGGCCAGCAGCTGGGGCGCGATCCTGAACCAGCTCCTCGACGAGCAGGGGGAGTCGCCCATGGCGCCGGCCGATGCCCGGCCATTCATGCTCACCCCGCTGCTGATCGCCATGCCCGAACCGATGGCGACCGCACTCGGTCACCCGGACACGCCCATCGGGTGGGCCGACGTCCTGGCTCTCGCCAACGACCCGGAGGGGTGGGGCAGCGTCGGCCACCCGGAGTGGGGCCGCTTCCGCCTCGGCAAGACCAACCCCAACTTCTCGACGTCGGGGCTCTCCGCGCTGATCGCGCAGTACTACGCCGCCACGGGCAAGGAGCGGGGCCTCAGCACCGAGGACCTTGCCCAGGACGAGGTCGCCGAGTTCGCCCGCGGAGTCGAGTCCGCGGTCGTGCACTACGGCGACACCACGCTGACATTCCTGAACAACATGGCCCGCAACGACGCCCGCGGCACCGTGCTGACCTACGCCTCGGCGATCGCCATCGAGGAGGTCAGCCTCATCAACTACAACCGCGGCAACCCCGACGGGGTCCTGGAGCCCGGCGAGGTGCTCGAGGAACCGCGGATCCCCCTTGTGGGGATCTACCCCAAGGAGGGGACGCTGTTCAGCGACAACCCCTTCATCATCCTTGACGCCGACTGGGTCAGCGACGAGCAGCGGGCGGGTGCCCGGGTCTTCGAGGAGTACGTGCAGCGACCCGAGAACCAGGAACGGGTGCTCGAGTTCGGCTTCCGGCCGGGCAACCCGGAGGTGGCGTTGGGGCCACCGCTGGTGGCCGACCTCGGGGTGGACCCCGAGGAGCCGCAGACCACCCTGGAGGTGCCGCCGCCACCGGTGATGGTGGAAGTGCTGGAGCGCTGGGAGGAGCAGCGCAAGGCCGCGCGCGTCCAGCTGGTCATGGACGTGTCCGGCTCCATGGCCGACCCGGCTGGTGACAGCCGCGAGACCAAGCTCGACCTCGCCGTGCAAGCGGCGGTCCAGGCGCTCGACCAGTTCCGCGACGACGACGAGGTGGGGCTGCGGATCTTCTCGACCAACCTCGGTCCGGACGGCCAGGACGACTGGATCGACCTCGTTCCCATCGGGCCCATGAGCGAGAACCGCACCGCCCTCCAGGAGCGCCTGGAGGGGCTCGTCCCCGTCGCGGGGACCCCGTTGTACACGGTCACCCAGGAGAGCTTTCGCGAGCTGCGCGCGGACGCGGACCCGGCCAAGATCAACGCGGTCGTGCTGCTCACCGACGGTCGCAACGAGGACCCCCGCAACGACGACCTCGAGGCCATGCTGCGCTCGCTCACCGAAGGGCTGGAGGGCCAGCAGTCCCCGGTGCGCATCTTTCCGATCGCCTACGGGCGCGACGCCGACCCGGCGGTGCTGCGGCGCATCGCCGAGGCCACCGACGCCGCGGCGTACGACTCCAGCGACCCGCGCACGATCGACCAGGTCTTCACGGCGGTGATCTCTAACTTCTGA
- a CDS encoding type II toxin-antitoxin system VapC family toxin, whose product MGGRALIDSAVFVYAVGTDHPYREPCRRLVEALGQDALQGEASVEAVQELLHQRVRRTGDRAGATRLARCVAGLCPLHDVTVADLRTALELFARHDRLQARDAIHAATAVNRGIPVIISPDRDFDGLAHLQRVDPVEAAASIPP is encoded by the coding sequence ATGGGCGGCCGCGCCCTCATCGACAGTGCGGTCTTCGTCTACGCCGTAGGCACCGACCATCCCTACCGTGAACCGTGCCGCCGCCTCGTCGAGGCCCTCGGGCAGGACGCGTTGCAGGGCGAGGCGAGCGTGGAGGCGGTCCAGGAGCTCCTCCACCAGCGGGTGCGGCGCACCGGCGACCGCGCCGGCGCGACGCGGTTGGCGCGTTGCGTCGCCGGCCTCTGCCCCCTGCACGACGTCACGGTGGCCGACCTGCGCACTGCTCTGGAGCTGTTCGCGCGGCACGACCGGCTGCAGGCCCGCGACGCGATCCACGCAGCCACGGCGGTCAACCGGGGCATACCCGTGATCATCTCCCCCGACCGGGACTTCGACGGGCTCGCCCATCTGCAACGGGTCGACCCTGTCGAGGCGGCCGCGTCCATCCCACCGTAG